A stretch of Candidatus Hinthialibacter antarcticus DNA encodes these proteins:
- the argC gene encoding N-acetyl-gamma-glutamyl-phosphate reductase — protein MSTKMIRVKIVGATGYSGGELIRLLLNHPQVEIAAITASSVTGPEPIHAFWPALRGMLQVPVIKEVPGDATDVDLVFVCTPHGAAMAIVPAYIENGNVVIDLSADFRFKDPADRAGWYEGEHTAPELCATAVYGMPELFREEIRGAQLIANPGCYPTGSILALHPGIQSGLLSPTGIHVSAASGVTGAGKKPKPHLHHPELDQNFLAYRIGKHQHAPEIIGVLNRSTGKPVSLSFVPHLLPLQRGILSTIFCQKTNAVSLQDLWAVYDQAYRDEPFIRLYPLGEAPTLHAVRETNFLDLSLQEDATTGEIIIVSAEDNLTKGAAGQAVQNMNLRMGLPEATGLLPSSALTVSH, from the coding sequence ATGTCAACGAAAATGATACGCGTTAAAATTGTTGGAGCCACTGGATATTCAGGCGGGGAATTAATTCGCCTATTGCTCAACCACCCCCAGGTTGAGATTGCGGCGATTACCGCCTCGAGCGTAACCGGCCCTGAGCCGATTCACGCCTTCTGGCCTGCATTGCGCGGAATGCTCCAAGTTCCTGTGATTAAAGAAGTTCCTGGCGACGCGACTGACGTGGACCTGGTGTTTGTCTGTACGCCGCACGGCGCCGCGATGGCGATTGTCCCGGCATATATTGAAAACGGCAACGTCGTGATTGACTTGTCCGCCGATTTTCGATTTAAGGACCCGGCTGATCGCGCAGGCTGGTATGAGGGCGAACACACCGCCCCCGAATTGTGCGCAACGGCAGTCTATGGGATGCCGGAACTGTTCCGCGAGGAGATTCGCGGCGCCCAGTTGATTGCGAACCCGGGCTGTTACCCGACCGGGTCGATTCTCGCGCTGCATCCAGGCATTCAATCCGGCCTGTTGTCGCCGACGGGCATCCATGTCAGCGCGGCCTCGGGCGTGACTGGCGCCGGTAAAAAGCCCAAGCCGCATCTCCACCACCCCGAACTCGACCAGAATTTTCTGGCGTACCGAATCGGCAAACATCAACACGCGCCGGAAATTATCGGCGTGTTGAACCGTTCGACCGGCAAGCCGGTTTCGCTTTCTTTCGTGCCGCACCTGCTGCCGTTGCAGCGCGGTATTCTGTCCACCATTTTTTGCCAGAAAACCAATGCCGTCTCGTTGCAAGACCTGTGGGCGGTTTACGATCAAGCGTATCGCGATGAGCCGTTCATCCGTTTGTATCCTCTCGGCGAAGCGCCGACGTTACATGCGGTGCGCGAAACAAATTTCTTAGACCTTTCGTTGCAAGAAGACGCAACCACGGGCGAGATCATCATCGTGTCCGCCGAAGACAATCTGACCAAAGGGGCCGCAGGCCAGGCCGTGCAAAACATGAACTTGCGCATGGGCCTGCCGGAAGCGACTGGTTTGCTGCCTTCTTCTGCTTTAACGGTTTCACATTAA